The Plutella xylostella chromosome 12, ilPluXylo3.1, whole genome shotgun sequence genome includes a window with the following:
- the LOC105390258 gene encoding histidine-rich glycoprotein, protein MRAAVLLGVLAVAAAAAARDVRGKREADLLPAPTEHWEQGAGGEGHSEHHAEHGEEGEKGYKGHHHHEHGKKGHHHKEGHKGHYGEHGGHKHHHHHDDGYYDEHHHGEKGEKGHGFEEEGHYKKGHSIKGHHGVHKVDEFKKDKHFHDKHGESGFEESHGGHHNEGGYKKGGEFHKGHKHSGHHEHEHGHKGHYEKGGHHHDHKGFHDEGGHHEHHHHHHDHGKKGGHEDHKHWGWGH, encoded by the coding sequence ATGAGGGCGGCAGTGTTGTTGGGAGTCctggcggtggcggcggcggcggcggcgcgggacGTGCGCGGCAAGCGGGAGGCGGACTTACTGCCGGCCCCCACCGAGCACTGGGAGCAgggggcggggggcgaggGGCACAGCGAGCACCACGCCGAACACGGAGAGGAAGGAGAGAAGGGCTACAAGGGACACCACCACCACGAGCACGGGAAGAAGGGCCATCACCACAAGGAGGGCCACAAGGGACACTACGGCGAGCACGGCGGACACAagcaccaccaccaccacgaCGACGGGTACTACGACGAACACCACCACGGGGAGAAGGGGGAAAAGGGCCACGGGTTTGAGGAGGAGGGACACTACAAGAAGGGACACTCCATAAAAGGCCACCACGGAGTCCACAAGGTAGATGAGTTTAAAAAAGACAAGCATTTCCATGATAAACACGGTGAGTCCGGATTTGAAGAATCTCACGGGGGGCACCACAACGAAGGGGGGTACAAGAAAGGGGGAGAGTTCCACAAGGGGCATAAGCACAGCGGGCACCATGAGCACGAGCACGGCCACAAGGGGCACTATGAGAAGGGGGGGCACCACCACGACCACAAGGGATTCCATGACGAGGGGGGGCACCACGagcaccaccaccaccaccacgaCCACGGCAAGAAGGGGGGGCACGAGGACCACAAGCACTGGGGGTGGGGACACTAA